From Orenia marismortui DSM 5156, one genomic window encodes:
- a CDS encoding dihydroorotate dehydrogenase has product MIKANLAVDLNGLELQNPVTTASGTFGFGPEYKNYVDLNRLGGVMVKGTTLNPKLGNPTPRIAETPAGMLNAIGLQNPGVDHFLASILPVIKDYNFKTIVNISGNTVEDYAKLANKLNVEGVDALEINISCPNVKKGGLAFGTQPEMAASVVEAVRAETDMTLITKLSPNVADITSIAKAVEEVGTDIISLINTLLGMKIDIDKQEPILANKMGGLSGPAIKPVAIRMIYQVAQAVGVPVIGMGGISSAEDAIEFFLAGASAISVGTANFINPEITMEILDGIEAYLVENGYEDINEIVGLAIV; this is encoded by the coding sequence ATGATTAAAGCAAACTTAGCAGTAGATCTAAATGGATTAGAATTACAAAATCCAGTAACTACAGCTTCTGGTACTTTTGGTTTTGGACCAGAATATAAGAATTATGTTGATTTAAATAGACTTGGTGGGGTAATGGTTAAAGGGACAACTTTGAATCCTAAACTAGGAAATCCTACTCCAAGAATTGCAGAGACACCAGCAGGAATGTTGAATGCTATTGGTTTGCAGAATCCTGGAGTAGACCATTTTTTAGCTAGCATCTTACCTGTAATTAAAGATTATAACTTTAAGACGATAGTCAATATATCAGGTAATACTGTAGAAGATTATGCTAAGTTGGCTAATAAATTAAATGTTGAAGGTGTAGATGCTTTAGAGATAAATATCTCTTGTCCTAATGTGAAAAAGGGAGGTTTAGCCTTTGGTACTCAGCCAGAGATGGCAGCTTCAGTAGTAGAGGCTGTAAGGGCTGAGACAGATATGACCCTAATCACTAAATTATCACCTAATGTGGCTGATATTACTTCTATTGCTAAAGCTGTAGAAGAGGTTGGAACAGATATTATTTCGTTGATCAATACTTTATTGGGAATGAAGATAGATATAGATAAGCAAGAGCCTATCTTAGCTAATAAGATGGGAGGGTTATCTGGTCCAGCTATTAAACCAGTAGCAATCAGAATGATTTATCAAGTAGCTCAAGCAGTTGGTGTGCCTGTAATTGGGATGGGTGGTATTAGTAGTGCAGAAGATGCTATCGAATTCTTTTTGGCAGGCGCTAGTGCTATTTCAGTAGGTACAGCTAACTTTATTAATCCAGAGATAACCATGGAGATCTTAGATGGAATAGAAGCTTATTTAGTAGAGAATGGTTATGAAGATATTAATGAAATAGTTGGATTAGCTATAGTTTAA
- the pyrE gene encoding orotate phosphoribosyltransferase has product MKNERVIEIFKTTGVLQEGHFKLSSGLHSNQYLQCAQVLQYPVYAQELAEALAEKFKDIEIDVVVGPAMGGVTLAYAVGLALEKKTIFTEREDGKMTLRRGFRLNKGDKVLVVDDVLTTGKSINEVVEVLNQTGSELVAVGTLVDRRSKEINFEVPTESMLKVDVKAYDPKECPMCQDGLEITKPGSRYL; this is encoded by the coding sequence ATGAAAAATGAAAGAGTAATTGAAATTTTTAAGACAACTGGGGTTTTACAAGAAGGTCATTTCAAATTAAGTTCTGGATTACACAGTAATCAATATTTACAATGTGCTCAAGTTTTACAATATCCTGTTTATGCTCAAGAGTTGGCAGAAGCATTAGCGGAAAAATTTAAAGATATAGAGATTGATGTAGTAGTAGGACCAGCAATGGGTGGAGTAACTTTAGCTTATGCTGTTGGACTAGCATTAGAGAAGAAAACAATCTTTACGGAGCGTGAAGATGGGAAGATGACTCTAAGAAGAGGATTTAGATTGAATAAAGGTGATAAGGTCTTAGTAGTAGATGATGTATTGACTACAGGTAAGTCTATTAATGAAGTTGTTGAAGTCTTAAATCAGACTGGATCTGAGTTGGTAGCTGTGGGAACATTAGTAGACAGAAGAAGTAAAGAGATTAATTTTGAGGTTCCAACTGAATCAATGTTAAAAGTTGATGTTAAGGCTTATGATCCAAAAGAATGTCCAATGTGCCAAGATGGATTAGAGATTACTAAACCAGGTAGTAGATATCTATAA